In Lolium perenne isolate Kyuss_39 chromosome 5, Kyuss_2.0, whole genome shotgun sequence, the sequence GAAAAGGAGCAATCCCACTTGACCTAGGTTTCCCCATTATGGTAAGTTTTGGAGTTGAACTCCAAAGTGGTTTTGGGCAAAACCCAagggaatccacctatataatgagaaggggaggggagggggCCAACCAAACAAAAAGCCAGCCGCACCACCCAGGGttcccaaggccggcgccccaagtgcccccctctcccaaaccctagctactccctcctctctctctcccgcaATGCTTACgatgaagccctgccggagatctccaccaccaccatcatcacgccgtcgtgctggcaggattccgaggaggatctactacatccgctgcccgctggaatggggagaaggacatcgtcatcaacaccgtacatgTGAccaagtgcggaggtgctgcccgattgtggcaacgtcaagatattctacgcgcttttgaaagaggCAAGTGATCgattacatcaaccacgagatttatctctttaacgcttagcgatcttcgagggtatgttgatcttcatctcgttgctaccatctactagattagatcttggctttttattccttcttgcggtaggattttttttttattttctatgctacgaatccctacaacttTATACTAATAAAGTTGTATTTTCTCTATTCTTGTATTAGTAGTTATTGTATTAGATGTAATTAGAAATTTATAATTTCAAATCCAatcttttcttttctttatttGAAATTTAAATTTGAACTTCTAATTTTCAAATTCGAGTTGAATTCATATTGTTTCCCTCCAAACACATAGCTTCAACAAAGGTCATACTGAAATATATTACAATCCACTAAGGAGTTAACCCTAGTCACTAGTGGAATGGAATTCTGATCACTTCAAGGTTTAATTTTAAACACGATAAACTTCCCCTCAATATGCATGAATGTACATGCACAAAATTCTAGTTCTACCCCTCATTTAGTCCCAAGTGATAGGATGTTACATAGATGACACAATAGCCGAGTAGAAAACCATTGCGGGGATGGGCGTGTGCCCAGGAGGTTGATCGGATCAGTGGCAGAGGAATCTAGGTGTAAGGCCTCACCCTAAGATTTGGCCTACacctgggcatgggcagcccaGGCTGAACGGCCCGGCCCAAACGTCCTGACCCGGCCTAGCCTGAAAAAGCAGCCCGAAGAGCATCTCGGGTTGGACCTGCATTTTATTTTTGGCCCGAAACTTGGCCCAACACGGCCACCTATCCTTCAACCAACCACGATCCAACGTGGGTGCCCTAATCCCCCTCCCACGCACGACAACTCCCAGACGCGCCTCACTCTCTCCTTGCTCCCCTCCCTGGTGCCGCACTCTCCCACACACCGCACTCTCTGCTCTCTCCTCGGCTCCTCTCCTCCCAGCGTCTTCCTCGCCATCCACTGCCATGCCTCCTTTGGCCCCCATCACAGACAATCGGGCTTCCTCGCCATCCCTCATCCCTTCCTCCTCACCATCTGCCGCAACAAAGACTAGATCTGTCGTTTGCTGCGAAACTTCATGGGAAACGATCAGTTGCGGGCCATCGGGCTTTGTGTTGGCCCGACCTCAAAAATAATGAATTTGGTCAGGCAGGGGCCAGGCTTGGGTCTAATCTTTATGTGTCGGGCTTTTTTTTTTGCCCGACCCAAGAAATGCCCAGATATGATTCGGCCCAGCCCATTATCACCTATAGAAAATAAGAAAACAAATATAAAAAGGCCCAACCCAATTTACTATAGCCCCACCCTAGCTGAAAAGTGTCTTTTGCACATGAGTACCAGTGTTCCTGATTTTTAAAAATCTTAATTTTTGAATTCAAAAATATTtaaattaaatacccacataTACATATAAACATTCCGAAGGTATGGAAGGAATTTTGGAAgaaaatatgttgtattttgagctataAAGAAAGACAAATTTATAATAAATATCTTACCCTATACGTAGCTACAAATTTGTCTTTTATTAAACCACGATAAAGACGATATGGCAAAAGCCGAGGCATTGACTTACTGAATTGTATAGTTAGTATGCATTACCAGGCTTCTTATAGAGTTACATTTATCTTTACAAATCTCCATTATTTTTTGATGGTCAAATCCCCATTATTTCACTTTATTCTAAGCAACTAACGATACGAGCCAAGATAAATAAATACAGGAAATAACTAGACAGGCAGAAATAATCACTCAACACAGATGGATCGTTCGTCCGTCTATTATCAAGCCTCGGCATATAGGTGAGCCGGGAGCTTGGGCTCCACGACGGCCTCCAGCGGGAACTTGCGCGGCGTTGACAGCCCGAAGATCTCCTCCATGTTCAGCTCCACGCCGTCGGGGAGCTTCCACTCGAACCCGTGCAGTAGGTTCGCCAGGCTCACCTGGATCACCTTCAAGCCCAGGCTGTATCCGGGACACATCCTGCGCCCCGACCCGAACGGCAGCAGCTCGTAATCCTGCCCCTTAACATCGAGCCTGCTGCCGATGAACCGCTCCGGCATGAACTCCTCCGGCGCGTCCCATAGCTCCGGGTCGCGGCCGATGGACCACACGCTGACAAGTACCCGGGTGCCGGCGGGGATGTCGTAGCCGCCGATGGACGTGTCCTCGCGGGAGAGGCGGGGTACCAGCATCGGCGCCACCGGGTGCAGTCGCATCGTCTCTTTCACGATGGCATCCATGTAGGGGAGGCTCGGCATGTCCTTCTCGGTGACCCAACGGTCTCGGCCGACGACGCGGTCCAGCTCCTCAGTCGCCTTGGCAAACACCTCGGGCTTCTTCAGGAGCTCTGAGAGGGCCCATTCCACCGTCACCGCCGAGCTTTCTGTTCCCCCAGCAATAAGATCCTGCAGGTGACACGGTGTGACGGTTAATATGAGAATATTGCGCTTGTGATCTGTAACTGAGGAAACGGTGAACAGAACAGCTGATGTGAATAACTGTGTGCACTCTCGCTACTTAGTGTGTTGCCGTTCTGTACCAAAAAATATCATCTCTTTGctgtttctcttttttttttttttttgacatgctCTTTGCTGTTTCTGGGTGGAACTCTTTACAAATTAAGTATTCCTGTCTCTGCACTTGGCGGGACGTACTACTTATCAGCAACAATGAGCCCATTATATTCTACAGATTTCCGAGTTCAGATAAGTGGATATCAGTGTGGTTCTTACTGCGATTATCGACTCTACACCCATAGGCAAACCTCTCCAGATTTCAGAGTTCAGATAAGTGGATATCAGTGGCCCAGACTGATAGCGACAAGACTACATCTTTAAGTCAGCTCTGAAGGatgatactaaagaagatttcggTGGCAAACGAGCGGGGAAGAAACATAATTAGTTGATTGGGAAAGAAAGCACTGACCTGAGTGAAAGCCTTGACGCCCTCCCTGTTGAGCTTGACCTCGAGGTCGGGGTTGCTGGCGAACTGGAGCAGCACGTCGACCATGTCCTTTGCCACGAAGCTCTCGCCGTCGCGGCGGCGCTGCTCGCTGTGCTCGTCCACCACGTGCTCCAGGAAGCGGTCGAACATCTTGCTGAGCTTCTTCATCCTCTTAATGTACCCCTGCAAGTCCATCCAGTCGAGGCACGGGATGGAGTCGCCGATGTTGAGCACGCCGTTGAGGAGGAAGAGCTCGTCGATCATCCACTTGAACTCGTCGGGCGTGGTGATCACCGCGCCGCTTTCGTCCCTCACCTCCTTCTCGAGGTACTTCTTGCCCATCACCATGCGCGTGATCACGTTGAGGCTGACGGTGGACAGGTAGTCCTTTATCACCAGGGCGCGTCCGGCGCCGGCGGCAATGGAGCCGCTATGCAGGTCGCGGAGGAGGGCGAGAACCTCCTCGCTGCGGATGTACTCGTACGACTGGAGGCGCCTGGCACTGAAGAGCTCGGTGAGGCACATCTTGCGCGCTTGGCGCCAGTAGGCGCCGTAGGGGGACCAGGTGATGTCGCTGTAGTTGTAGGTGGTGTGCTTGCCGGCAGCGAACTTGGGGCGGTCGGTGAAAACGACGTCGTGGGTCTTGAGGAAGAACTTGGCCATCTCGACAGAGGAGCCGACGACGCAGGGGAAGGAGCCGAACTGGAGCTGCATGAGTGGACCGTACTGCTTGGAGAGCGCGTGGATAGAGCGGTGCGGGAGCGCGCCGATGAGGTTGAGGTTGCCGATGATCGGCCACGCCTTGGGACCCGGCGGGAGGTTGTACTTGCGGCTGCTTCGGCGGCGGAGGACGGCGTTGAGGAAGAGAACCGTGGCGAGTACGACGCCCAGGAAGGACGCCCACTGAGGAAGCTCCATTGGGACAAGTAGCAAGTGGGTATGGCCGAGTGATGTCTTGAGGCTTGAGCTGTGGCTGGTGTCTGGTGAGATGATGCTGCATCACAGAGCCGGCTACTTATAGATGTCGAGGTGGAAGAAGAGGGCATGCGAAACTCAGCCATGACTTGGTGGGAAAGGACGGGGAAATCGGAAAAAGACTTGGGAAAACTTGACGAACATACTAAAAATCTAAAAAACTGGTAGACAAGACCACAGGGGAGGAAACCTTGGCTTATTTTTTGAGGTCAGAGATTAGAGAAGAACAACAAACTCGGTTGAATATTAGCACCCCATAGTAGTTAACCTGGCTGGACTCGATCGCAACAAAATGACCCTACACAGAGCTCCCAACTGGACACACATACTACCTGCTCCTATTTTAGTCGGCGGTATAAACATCTCTGCTATGTATATTTGCTACCCCGGTCCCAAAATACAAGGCATATAAGCTTAGCTAAAAGTCAATATATTCTAAATTTCATAAATTTATACAAAAACTACAAACATATAAAATATAAAATCAATATCAATAGATTTAGCATAAAGTATATTTTATCAATATATTTATGTAAAACTGTTGACGTTGACACTTTTCCATAAGTATTTGGTCAAATTTAGTACGGTTTGATTTTAACTAATCTTATATGTCTTATATTTTGGGACAGAGGAAGTACATTAAATATATATAATATATGATATTTATTCACATAAAAAATGGTGCGAACATGGGTGATCATCTTTTGAAGGTAGTACAATTTCGCAGAGCTTAGTGGAGTAAATATAATTTATTACCAATAATAAACATGAATAAATTGAAAAAAAGTCGTGTTAACTAATTTGGAACAAAGAGAGTATTAGATTCAGAGCATCTCTATTGTGTCTTTAAGACCTTATAACTTAGAAAATTGTCACTATTGGGGCATTATTGGGGGAGAAAACCCACGTGAAGTTTCACCACCTTGCCGCCGCCTCCTTCCCTGTTGTTTCATTACTGCACAGACGGGCGTCCACGCGCCCACACAACCTCCTTGCACCCCTATGTCTAGCCTCCCGCATCTTGAGTGGTGCCGCTATGAGCAAACCAAGCTACGGGTGTGACGACGACCGGTGAGTGTGAGCGACATAAGGTTGCCCGTTAGTTAGTCCCGATTTGTGTTGCCCAACGGCGGCAGATATACTATGAGGCGTACTAATGTGAAAAGATAAGTGATCAGGTGATAGATGGACCGATAAACATGGCCCATTTGGCTTTATGTACTTTTACGGATATTAAAAATATGCTAAAGGGAGAGTCACCAATACCTTTGAATTGTTTTGGAAAATGATTTGAATCTGATGTCCTTCCTAAGTGCCCCTCCCTCCCACCCGGTGATGAAGCCTCCACAAAACTGATTTTTTTGGGAGTTATGATTTATAGAAGATGGCTTTATTTGTTTTTCTGAAAACAACGGGACTCTTGTTGCTATATCTGTTAATCATAAAAAATAGTTACATGATTTATAAGTTTATTTAAAAGACAGCTAGGGGGTTCATCGGCCAAGTTACGAGAACTATTATTCAGACAACAAAGTCTAGCAATGTTGTGAGATATCTgaattgcttcacttggacagtgCTTAAACAGGACACACGTAATTGGCGACACCTTGTCTACGCAGTCCGCAAAGATGGCAGACAAACCGCTCCACCAACTCGCTTGGCCCTGCATGCTTCAATCGTCTCTAGAGAAACCGATTGAGCTATTTGCTCTCTCTCTCATTGCCGTCGCTTCTACAATTTTGACATCGCGATGATACCTCGGTGAAAGCTGTCAGATGGAAATCTTCAGCTGCACGGTCGTGCGTGCAAGACTGATTGGCCGGAGCCCGGAGGTCGGTCCCGAAAGGATGAGAAAATACACGGAAAATGGAAAGAAGACGGTGTCGCCATCTCGAAACGGAGAGGTCCCGGTCAGTCCATGGTCAGTCCTCCACTATCATACGATCAAACGATCAATAATCAGTTCAAGGTCAGCGGTACCGTGTCGGGGGCCGTGTGTTTTCTCACTCCTGTCCGAGCAATTCTCCTCGCGACTTGCGTGCAGGTGTAGTGTAGACGCCATTACAGAGGTCGGTCATCAGGTCCACACGCGCCTGGACGTACCCGACACTGAGCGGCAATTTCTTATGCTAACCACTTGCTGGTCTCGGTGCCATCTCGCGTCAGGATTTGGGATATCTTCACCGTACCTGCTCCGGATTTCATAGTCAGAGTCAAGTCGGTCTTCTGCTAGCTCACATCACACTTCGCCCCAGGGTTCTGTGCGGTTTGCTGCTAATTGCAACGAAAATTCAGAGTTGGCAGAGACGCGTCTACTCAGGATGCATTAATCCGCAGCGCAGCTGATTGCCATTATCGCGCTAACCACTGCCCGCCATTATCGATGCACGAGTTCACATCACGGCCGAATCGGTTTCGCTAATTGCGTTGGATATAAAATTATGAAATGTTGCCATGGATAAGCAATAAGAAATTGTACCAAGTGGCAGGCAGCAGATCGATGCTTGAACCAGGAAGATGTTGAGGTAAACGTGTGTGTGCAGTGGAATTTGTCAGTGCCCTCATATTTCGTTTTCATGAACGATTTCACTCGCCGTGTGTGGCCATCGGCGTCACATATCTTGCTAATTTGCGCCACTCTTCCGTGCCTGTGCATGCTCACTGTCACAGAAAGAGACGTAGGCGAATGCAGAACCAAAAAAAAACTTTGTGGCAGACGGTTCatgttggattattaggcaatttccgtgtgagtttaattaccgaaagcaacattacagatgcacaaacatacttaaccatacacatcagactaaacacatgcatcagatctgaacatggaataagtagcagtgcaaggtaggagagggaaatcacgtacatcgcgaccgggaaggtcgcaccagcagtagcaccaccaccaccatgggagttgttgatgtcgcccatggtgtagtcgtagTCATTGATGAAGCAGACGGACCGGCGAAGATgaacacgaacagcagcgagcagtcgcgccgagacgctccccaaaaaccttatcgcccgtctcccggtgcaggatctcaacggacggagtttcggaggcctgctctcccggacggctgtgcacgcagtcgccgggatggggaagactagagagtagcacagcaaaaggaacttcacgagagagagagatctaagagcactgtttccagatctgatcgtctccttgtatagcctgggaggaagccgacccgaccgcgttgacacgcgtaggaagccagggacacgcggcgagcatgcacatgcaggccgacacgtacccaacacagttggtgcaccaagcaaaaatttaggcttccttgagtgtgtctcgaactcgaactcgagtcacgaaacgcgacgtgcgtgcgtgacgtgTCGTGACGT encodes:
- the LOC127301411 gene encoding trimethyltridecatetraene synthase-like, which gives rise to MELPQWASFLGVVLATVLFLNAVLRRRSSRKYNLPPGPKAWPIIGNLNLIGALPHRSIHALSKQYGPLMQLQFGSFPCVVGSSVEMAKFFLKTHDVVFTDRPKFAAGKHTTYNYSDITWSPYGAYWRQARKMCLTELFSARRLQSYEYIRSEEVLALLRDLHSGSIAAGAGRALVIKDYLSTVSLNVITRMVMGKKYLEKEVRDESGAVITTPDEFKWMIDELFLLNGVLNIGDSIPCLDWMDLQGYIKRMKKLSKMFDRFLEHVVDEHSEQRRRDGESFVAKDMVDVLLQFASNPDLEVKLNREGVKAFTQDLIAGGTESSAVTVEWALSELLKKPEVFAKATEELDRVVGRDRWVTEKDMPSLPYMDAIVKETMRLHPVAPMLVPRLSREDTSIGGYDIPAGTRVLVSVWSIGRDPELWDAPEEFMPERFIGSRLDVKGQDYELLPFGSGRRMCPGYSLGLKVIQVSLANLLHGFEWKLPDGVELNMEEIFGLSTPRKFPLEAVVEPKLPAHLYAEA